The window AAAGCCGAAGAAACCTGTACCATGTCGCTTGCGGCGGCTTATTTTAATAATAAAAGCACATCGCACGGGGTAGTTACCGAACCAACGGAGGTGCTTATATTCCCGGCTGGTTTGATAGATCAGTGGCAGCTCAAATATCCGTCATGGAACAGGTACGTGATGAATATTTTCAGGAAGCGGTATGATGAGCTGATAAGCAATTTTGAAGTGACCGTGTTTGAGCATATTGATGTGCGGGTGATGGAATACTTAAAAAGCCGGGCGCGAAATGAGGGCAGCAATTCGGTTCATTTTTCGCACCAGCAATTGGCCGATGAACTGGGTACAACCAGGGTGGTTATATCGCGGATATTAAAGGAATTTGAACGGCAGCAAAAAATAAAGCTATACCGCGGCCGTATAGATATGCTTTAAAAATAAATTTTTGCCTGTGTATCTTTTGATACCGTTTTGAGCGGAGAGGCGCTTGTAGTTTTGGTGTAATAAACAATCACCATTAAAACAATCAAAGTTATGAAAACACTACACTGTGCCGATGCCGGCTTTACCTGCGATGCTGTTGTAACCGCAAACACCGATGAAGAAGTATTAACCATTGCCGCCGAGCATGCCCGCACCGTTCACGGTACCGAAGTAACACCCGAAATGGCCGAGCAGATAAAAACGCTTATCAAAGAGGCTTAGTCGTTCCGTTGAACGAAGGCGAAGACTCGATCAGCCCCGATGCATCGGGGCCGCCCTCTGTTCACTTGCGGTAGAAAGAGACGATTTGTGCTTAATTGCTTATTAGTCAGTAATTTATATATTGGTGATTTTCAAGCCCTTCTTTCCGGCGAAGCCGAAGAGAGGGTGGCGGGCGCAGCCTCGCCGGGTGAGTTTTCGCCGCCATGTGATATCCGTTATATGTAGCACAGTTGCCTCCCCCGCCGGCTACTGTGTGTAAACATCTTTTGGAAACGTACCAATAATAATAAAAAAATGTCATTTCCTTTTGTTTTAGAGATATGTACACGCGGTAGCCCCGCCGGGGGATTATTTTTTTGATCCGGGCGCTTAAAAATCAAGCAATTATCGATATTGCATGTAAATAAACCCCTGGCAAATGAAAAACTCTCCTGCAGCAACAGAAACTGCGAAAATTGGCAGCAGCCGGCTAATTTCGGTCGATGCGTATCGTGGTTTTGTAATGATGCTGATGATGGGCGAGGCGCTATCATTTAAGGAAGTTTATAGCAAGCTGCCAGGTAGTACGTTTTGGAGTATCCTGGCCTTTAACCAGGACCATGTTGCCTGGGCGGGCTGTTCGCTGCATGATATGATCCAGCCATCGTTTTCATTTTTGGTTGGCCTTGCTTTACCTTTTTCAATAGCCGGCCGCATGGCTAAAGGCGATAAGTTCCCCGCGTTGTTAAAGCATGCTTTGCTGCGGTCGGTTATACTTATTGCCCTGGGCATTTTTTTGCGTTCCATGTGGTCTAAGCAAACGTATTTTACTTTTGAAGATACCCTAACCCAGATAGGTTTGGGGTACACCTTCCTTTTTTTACTGGGTTTTTGTACACAACGGATCCAAATTATTGCATTCGTTGTAATTCTCGTGGGGTATTGGGCAGCTTTTGCAGCATACCCTTTGCCTGGTAGTAGCTTTGATTACGCCGCGGCAGGTGTGCCCCAAAACTGGGAACATAATTTTACAGGTTTTGCCGCGCACTGGAACAAAAACACCAACCTGGCCTGGGCTTTTGACCGCTGGTTTTTAAACCTGTTCCCCCGCGAAGCTGTTTTTACCCACAACAATGGTGGTTATGCAACCCTTAGCTTTATACCAACCCTTGGCACCATGATTATTGGGTTGCTGGCCGGCAACCAATTGCGTAAAGGCACTGCACCGTTTGTTTTGGTGCGCCGCTTTGTGGCAACCGGGCTTGGTTTAATAGCCCTTGCTGCTTTATTACACTTTACAGGTATAGCCCCCATTGTAAAACGGATATGGACGCCCGGCTGGGTGTTGTTTAGCGGCGGATGCTGCTTTTTGCTGCTTTCCTTTTTTTACGGCGTTATTGATGCAGCGGAGCACAAAAAATGGCCCTTGCTGCTGGTGGTAATAGGCACAAACTCCATAGCGGCCTACGTGCTGGCCGATGGTTTTGGCTCCTTTATCAGGCAGAGTTTATATATCCACCTGGGCCAAAACTACGATATGATTTTTGGCGATGCTTACAGTACACTCATTAAAGGCGCGCTTGTGCTGGCAATACAATGGCTCGTCCTGTTTTGGATGTACCGTAAAAAAATATTTATTAAAATTTAAGGCAGACAAACAGATGCCATGCAATATCAATCAGGCCCTTCTGGGGCCCGAAAGTTTTACAGCGCTCATTGATACATCCAATTTTCCTGTCATCCTGAGGAACTACCAGCTATGCGAAAAAAAACAGAGATGACATGGTGACAAATGGAGTCACAAAATATAAAGATAATTACGAAGGATTGAAAAGCCGCTCACCAAAAGCGGCTTTTTTATTGACAATATTTGCCTCGACTTATTAAGACACTTTATTACGCAGGGACACTCTTCTGCAAGAAAGGACGGGAGTTTTATAGCAATAAAGCTCGTAGGTCGCCCCTTTTTTCCAAGGGCAGGCGAAAATTTCCCCCTACGATCTGAACGCCACCGGTGTAAACGAAGTTTGTTTTTTAAAGTATTTAGAAAAATGCGCAGGGGCATCATAACCGAGTGCATAGGCAATTTCGCTTACGCTCCAATGTGTTTGTTTCAGTAGTATTTTGGCCTCCTGTATTATCCTGTTGCTAATAATTTCGGTTGTAGTACTGCCTGTAACCTCTTTTAGTACCTTGTTAAGGTGATTAACATGTACGGCCAGCCGGTCGGCATAATCTTTGGCGGTTCGTAAACCAAGTTTTTGGTGTGGCGGCTCAAGCGGGAATTGTCGTTCCAGCAATTCGATAAACAGGGAAGATATCCGTTCAGACGCGTTTTGCGCAGTACTTATGGCCAGCATCGGCTGTAGTTTTTGCCCGTAATGTATAAGTTCTAAAACCAGGGTGCGTAAAAGGTCATATTTATACTGGTAATCGGCATCAAGCTCCCGCTGCATCTTCCTGAAGATGTACTCAATTTCGTTTATTTCTGTTTCAGAAACCTGGAAAACCGGTACCTGCCCGGGTTGAAATATGGGCAATTCATCCAACAATACCGCCGACTTGCCTGGCGAAAGAAAGTCGGGTGTGAAAATACAAAACATACCGGTTTGGTTACCATCTTCGGGCAGCCAACGATAGGGGATTTTGGGCGTAGCAAAAAGCAGGGCGTTTTTCTGTATATCTATTATCTTATCGGCATACTCGGCTTTGCTTTTGCCCCTTAACCAGCTAATTTTGTAATACGCCCGGCGGCTATAGGGCATTATTCTTTCTCCGGTCGCTTTATTAAACAACTTTTCGGCTTCAAAAACATTAAAATGGCCAAGCTCTTTACTCGTCTCACCATGAAACGATGCGCCATTCCGGTGGTAAAAATCTTCGAGGGATGTATTGGTGATCATGC is drawn from Mucilaginibacter ginsenosidivorax and contains these coding sequences:
- a CDS encoding Crp/Fnr family transcriptional regulator; protein product: MSNTSDFLARIPFFYEPEFKAELQEHAKVMSFNKGDVIVRDGQYVKFLPIVIKGAIRVFQQKEDREFLLYYVKAEETCTMSLAAAYFNNKSTSHGVVTEPTEVLIFPAGLIDQWQLKYPSWNRYVMNIFRKRYDELISNFEVTVFEHIDVRVMEYLKSRARNEGSNSVHFSHQQLADELGTTRVVISRILKEFERQQKIKLYRGRIDML
- a CDS encoding DUF1059 domain-containing protein produces the protein MKTLHCADAGFTCDAVVTANTDEEVLTIAAEHARTVHGTEVTPEMAEQIKTLIKEA
- a CDS encoding acyltransferase family protein, which encodes MKNSPAATETAKIGSSRLISVDAYRGFVMMLMMGEALSFKEVYSKLPGSTFWSILAFNQDHVAWAGCSLHDMIQPSFSFLVGLALPFSIAGRMAKGDKFPALLKHALLRSVILIALGIFLRSMWSKQTYFTFEDTLTQIGLGYTFLFLLGFCTQRIQIIAFVVILVGYWAAFAAYPLPGSSFDYAAAGVPQNWEHNFTGFAAHWNKNTNLAWAFDRWFLNLFPREAVFTHNNGGYATLSFIPTLGTMIIGLLAGNQLRKGTAPFVLVRRFVATGLGLIALAALLHFTGIAPIVKRIWTPGWVLFSGGCCFLLLSFFYGVIDAAEHKKWPLLLVVIGTNSIAAYVLADGFGSFIRQSLYIHLGQNYDMIFGDAYSTLIKGALVLAIQWLVLFWMYRKKIFIKI
- a CDS encoding helix-turn-helix domain-containing protein, which gives rise to MITNTSLEDFYHRNGASFHGETSKELGHFNVFEAEKLFNKATGERIMPYSRRAYYKISWLRGKSKAEYADKIIDIQKNALLFATPKIPYRWLPEDGNQTGMFCIFTPDFLSPGKSAVLLDELPIFQPGQVPVFQVSETEINEIEYIFRKMQRELDADYQYKYDLLRTLVLELIHYGQKLQPMLAISTAQNASERISSLFIELLERQFPLEPPHQKLGLRTAKDYADRLAVHVNHLNKVLKEVTGSTTTEIISNRIIQEAKILLKQTHWSVSEIAYALGYDAPAHFSKYFKKQTSFTPVAFRS